Part of the Phocoena phocoena chromosome 8, mPhoPho1.1, whole genome shotgun sequence genome, TCAGCCTAAAGGGTGTGGACTTCCAGAAGTTCTGTATGAACGGGGCAGCCCTCTGTGCACTGGGGAAAGACTGCTTTCTCGAGCTGGCTCCAGACTTCGTTGGGGACATCTTGTGGGAGCATCTGGAGATCCTGCAGAAAGGTAAATGCATGGGGGCAGGGTGAGGTGGGAGCCGGGGGGGCGTGGCTTCGAGAGTAGGTCCGGGAGCGTGCCCAGTGGTGCAACGTCGATGCCATCACCTGGGCATCCAATCACAGCATGGCGTAGACAGTGCCTGGTAAATAGCAAGTGTTccataaatgttagtttctttttcttctgtgtactGGAGGTTCCAATTTTAATCTTTAGCTAGACTGTACTCCTGAAGCTTATTGGTATGCAAAGTTCTGATCCCAGACTTTATCTTAGACTCATGTACTGTTTGAACAAGCAGTGCCCACAGCCAGCAACAagagagtttttctttctttctttctctctctctctctctctctctctttttttttttttgataatctTAAGACACACTGTCTTGATCCTTGGCCACATCCAAGCTTCTTCGTTTCTCAGAGCTTCTTCATAAGCAGGCTTCTCTGCCCACTAACTAGATTGGAATTGCAGTCGCGAGGTACACCTTTTCCATCTGGAGCAGAAACCGGGGTTATGTCAGGACGCCGTGTTGCAACCTTGTAATGACATGGCCTCCCCTACCAGCCTCTTCCAACCTTTCTGGACCAAGTGACTCATGTACCACAGTCCTGGCTGAGTATAGAAACAGAAGCAGGCGGCAAACTTGGGTGTTTTTGcgcttatttttctgaatttcttcttaaaataaattgCAGTTACCAGCAGTCAGCAGTGCCCTCCAGCTGACTGTAAACCTAGAAGCCTGTTGCCCTCTCTGACCCAGGCCCACCCTTTCCCTGTGGTCACCAGCTCCAAGCCCTGGCACAGACGCGGtgacggggggaggggggggcagggagcagaACTCGGGCTTAGCACTTTTATTCCATATAATACCTTCCTTTGTTTAAGGATATTTTCCACTCTGCAATGCCCAGGAGAGACCCAAATTAGACTCCTCTGGGCACAGAagtgttatctttttcttttttccccttcccttcagCTTCTgctgaaaaagaaatgtaagcaGAGTCGAGAACTAGGTGACTCTAGCCTTCCCCGAAGCCACGCCGTGATCTCGGTGTAACTGCACACAAACCACTCACACGTGTTGACGTGAGCACCTGTGTGTAGAGGGAAAAGATCCAGCAGGCTCAGAACAGATCTGATGCAAGCACTGGCTTATAAACACAGCAGTGGGGGGCGGGGTACACCAGACCGCGTCGCCCCAATATATGCTGCTAATTCACCGTTTCCCTCCAGTCTTCACCCTGGGGCAGCCAGCTGTCCTGGAGTGTCTAAACCTGCCTCTGATCCGTTATAACTCATCTGTACAGCACCTCCTTGTTTCCAAAGTGCTTGAAACTACGTTTTTCTCATAGGACTCTCAGAACAACCCTGGGACATGGGAAGGGCGTGTTCTCTCGGTGtccttgtctgtgaaatgaggaCGGGTTAGGTGGTTTCCTCAACATCACTTGTCTCCTTAAACCTAGGTCTTTTCAGTCGAACTTCCTGTCCTGTGTTCTTTGTGTAATGATGCGAACTCGTGGGGTAGCTTCTGGCCTACCTTCCTGCGGAGGAATAATACGAGCAAATTTAGGAGAATTGGGAAATAATGGGGTGGGTTTGAGAACATCTCACAGCATTTTCaagggagaggggcaggaggaTCGTCCTTCTTCAGGTCTTTGAACAACTGAACGTGATGTTTGTATTGAGGCTACAGCTTTTGTTCTGTGATTAAACTAAGGCAACCCAGCGCCGAGAAAACATAGCTTTGCTGGGTGGGGTGGCAGGCCAAAGGTACAGGGGATGTTTCAATCTGCTAAGCTGCTAAAGCCGAGTTTAATCATTTTATCTCAGCTGGGAACTGTTTTTCTGTGCAGGCATAAACTTGTTTTCCCAGCAGTCTCTGCTCCCAACAAGCTATCAAATACCTGAGGAGAAACCCAAACCAACCCTCTGTCTTTATGTCTGATCCTTACAGTGAAACGTAATCATACCGTACCATACAACGGTCAGGGCCCACCGCCAGATTCCAGGGTCATTAGATGATCCACAAGCTCACCTTGGTTCCATGGAGAGAGCCTTCCTCTGCTTGGATACCTTCATCTGTGTTCCATTCTCATTCCTAGGGAGGTTGGCACCTGGACAGGAGTTTGGTTATGTGGCTCTTCTCTGTCTTTGTATGAGCCCTGTCATACTTCACTAAGTAGAGTCACCTTACTAGCATCTTAATCTGGGCCTGAACTTGACATTTGAGGAcaacagaaaaaacacaaaacaaaaaccagacatctggggcttccctggtgacacagtggttgagagtccgcctgccgatgcaggagacgcgggttcgtgccccggtccgggaagatcccacatgccgcggagcggctgggcccgtgagccatggccgctgagcctgcgcgtccggagcctgtgctccgcaatgggagaggccacgacagtgagaggcccgcgtaccgcaaaaaaaaaaaaacaacagaaaaccagACATCTATCTGTTGGAAGAAATGGAGGCTCCAAAATCTACCTGTCTAGAGATTGTCCTGTATTTCTGAAAAGCTTTGGACCTGATCAGTTTGAGTATTGGCGACTGATTTTGGTAACCTCCCAAGATGCCTTCAAGCCTCGGCTGCTGGCGGCACACGCACGCATCAGAAAGGGGGTGAATGCCTTCCCACCCCTTAGAATGCGCTTTCCAAGATATTAAATCCCATTCTGCAGCTACTGGAATCATAAACTTAGCCATACTTTAGTGAGCTCGTCTCTAGACAAGGCCCCAGTCAGGGGAGACTCCGACACCAGCTCAGTCAGTGGACATGCAGATTTCTGCGAAGAGGGGCTGAGGTCACTGTGGTCCTTTTGCCCAGGGTCCTCTTCGGCTGAGCGTTGCTTGCACGCTGACCTCTTTGTTTCATCCCTCCCCTGTCTGTTGCAGAGGATGTGAAACCGTACCAAGTTAATGGAGTCAACGCTCCCTACCCAGAGTCGCGCTATACCTCGGATTACTTCATTAGTAAGTTCACCCCCTGCCCTTCCCGCCTCTTCCTGTCACGGAACTTAGGAAAGGATCCCTGTCCCAGGCCATCTCAGGCCCCTGCCTGGTAATtctacagaaaataatatttccttAAATGTAGACTCTTGGTTGTTTGGCTCTTCCCACAAAGCACAAGGCTTCAACCTATCTGCACATTTTATTCACCTGCACGCACCTACGCTGGGGTCCTTCCCACGTCTTCAGCATGAAGGTCACACAGAGAGACAATGACTTGCCTCCAAACTCTTATGTGCCCCATGGTGGCCATCAGAGGTTCGGGTTAGGGATTTTGCCCTGGaccttgttctttcctttttgctgGTAGATGTGGCAGCACTTCCTCTGAAATCCTTCCTCCAGAGCATGCCCTGCAGCCTCAGGAACCTAAAGCCTTCTCCTTGTATGTAGTACCTTATCCCTCACCAGGCTGCCTGGGTGGCGGGAGGGAGAGAATTAGCCTAGGGCTGTGCTTATCTGATGGCTTTGCTTTCAAAGGGTGTCTTAAACaggtttattttcactttatctttttACTATTATGATTTTTATCCTAACAACAACAACGAGCTTATTGTGTGCTAGAAATGTTGGTAGGCTTTTTCCATGTATGCTGTCATTGGATCTGCGCATCGCAACACCCCGAGGAAGGTTGCCACCGTTCCTATTTTCGAGATGAAAAAATCAAGTCAGAAAAGGGAAGTGTCTCGTCAAGGGCCACGGCTCTTGAGTAGTGGAGCAAGGTTGAAAACCCAGGcccttttcacttaaaatatttttcttgcattCCCAAAGGCAGTCAGCTTGTTTGACATTGCGGGGCCCCTGTAAATGGGGAGGAACGGCCTGTTTCCGGTACTCATCTCTCCTCTCTCCGATTGCACATGCTCTGTGTTTCCAGGCTACGGTATCGAGCATGCCCAGTGTGTCCCTCCATCGGAGTTCTCTGAGCCCAGCTTCATTACAGAGTCCTACCAGACCCTCCATCCCATCAGCTCGGAGGAGCTCCTCTCCCTCAAGTATGAGAACGACTACCCCTCGGTCATCCTCCGGGACCCTCTGCAGACGGACACCTTGCAGACTGACTACTTTGCCATCAAACAAGAAGTGGTGACCCCAGACAACATGTGCATGGGGAGGACCAGTCGTGGTAGGTCGGATTTCTGCTCTAGAAAATTCTAAGAATTACCTGAGTTTGTGAGCTCTCCAGGTCCCACTTTTTCCCCCCTGCTCTTAGCCCCGGGCGTTCCTGAGTTTTAGCCTTTCCGTCTTAGAATGTCTAGATATTAAGAACTTTGTATCATGGAATTTTAGCCAAGTCCTTCATGATGACAAAGGCTCTGGGTCCATGGTGGAACTGAAATCTGGCAGGAAGAACAATCGCCTTTCTTATTTGGGTAAAACATTTCACCACGTGATAACTTCAGGTGCTTGTAGCTGCTTTTTAAGGTATGCGTTATTTTCTTGGAGAGGATTTTGCTTAAGGAGGACACAATCACATAAAAATGATTCAGAGACCCTCCTGGAGAGCCCTTATCTCTGCATCATCTGGTGTTCCAAATACTCCCGGTCAGACTGCACATCCTGGCTTGGTATCTGAATGACCTCTGCTTCTCAGCCTGGGCTTCCTAGCCTCCTGTGACTTCTTTGGTTTGGGAAGATAGAGGATGGTTAACCGACAGCTTATCTGGAAACAGTCTTCAGCAGTGTGGTGAAAGTGTGTATTTAGCTAGAGGACCAGGGAAAGAGGCGGCCAGAGGCTTCCAGAAGATGGTACTCTTGTTGCCATGACTGTTATGACAATGATAAAATACTCACTGACAGTGAAATAAGTGGTTCAAAATAGAGCTGGCTGACTTTATAAAGCAAAAAAGGTTAAATACGCCCAATTTTTAAGATcaggacataaacattcagaggCACGGCTCACCTAGCGACGTGTCCAGATTGTTCTGTTTCTGACAAAAGTGCAGTCCATCGTAAAGAGGGACTTGTTCATCCAGGAAGAACTATAGCTGATTTCTAACAAGTTGAAAAAGATGACTATTCTGATGGATAAATGGGAGAGAATTACAGACAGGAAGAGGACAGGAGAAAGCCCTTCCGAGCGATGCTCGCGAGGCCTTTGGTCACGGAAGTCGGGCCTGGCCGCCTCGTGGTGATTTCTGCTCAGGGAtgaccctgctcctctcctcaGTGAGGCCCCAAAGGCCTCACAGGCCGCACACATTGTCATCTCCTTCAAGTGTTCAGGTTCCTACTTCCTCCCAGCAGGCCTCGAGATGACCAGCAAGCCTGCAGAGGGAAAGTCCCCAGCAAAATCGGAACCTGTAATCTGCCTTCTTGCAGCCCCGGGGTGTTTGTGTTTCAGACAGAAGGGGATGGGTGGGACCAGCTTtgccttcccctttcttctttatttttggatGCCGGTCTATTTAAATACTTACACATATGTGTACCTTTTTTCTCAGGCGGGTCACAGCAACAGAGCGCCTTTCTTTCTCACGGGGCTTCCTGTGCGTGTGTGATGAGGCTGAGGGTGCGTGGGGACTCAGCCGTGGTGTCACTTTGGGCAGATCTGCTGCCAGGTCATTTACCAGTTGCGTCTGGCTTTGCATTTGTGCAacccccccttctccctctccttctcttggTTTTTGGTTTCGGTCCCCACCCGCCCCGCGACCCCAGATGAATCCCGATGGACCAGACGGTGACCTGTACAAAGGGACGGGAGGGCTTTCTCTCTGGCCTCCTTCTGCCTCACTCGCACCAAGCTTCGTGTACACCACACAGACTTGAAGGGGAGACCGGTCCGTCTCACGGTTGCTTCTGGCGAGTTAGAAGTGCCGCAAACAGGATGTATTCTCGGGGCTGATTGGCTCTGACGTGGTAGGATCGGTCTAGACTGAAAGCATACTGTGGGCTGCTTATTATCAGCGATCATCGTAGCGTCCGTGTACTGCATTAGGGTATACAGAGTGCTTCGATGTTCCGCTTCTTTGGACTCGGAGAGCTGTCTTTGTGCTAGTCTGTTCAGTGGGCCGCCGTTGTCCTCCCCAACCTACTGTTCTGGGTGCTCCGAGGTCTGTGTGGTGGAATAGCTTTGGAAGGACCTCGCTGAGACATTTCTCGGGAAAGCCAGCTGATGGATGGCGTGGAGGACACGAGCTTCCCTGCGTGAGCACAGTAGCCTAACCGAGTGTCTAATCCAGTTGGAGTCAACCCATTTTGGGAGAAAATACCCGTAAATGATGGTTCCCAGCTCCAGGATTGTGAAAGAGAGCTAAAATGAAAGTAGCCTACTGCTATAAACTGCAACTCTCCACAGACTTGCATTCGGTTCATGTTTGAGAGGCTGCCAGAGAGTGGTTCTGGCCTCGTTTAGTGCCCTTGCTTATTGGGACTCCTTGGAAGCTCAGCTGTCTTGCATGTGAAAATTCCAGTCTCTCTGCCCTCCAAATATAAAAATGACTGAGAGAATCATCTGAGGGACATTTGAGTATAAATACAGCCTCAACATCGGTGACTTTGTGGGAGTATTCTTCCTGAAAATATAAACTTTCTTTCTTAGGTTTTTGGTATGTGTAAGATGGATAGCTGGTGTGAGCAAATACCTTTCTATGAGAGACCACAAAATTTCCTGTTCTGTTGAAAAGAAGCTGTTGCATTCTTGGTTGGGGGCTGTTTTCTTGCGTCTTTTAATGTGAATTTCTGGAAGGGAcagtcccttctttttttatttttaaaatatttgtattagagtagagttgatttacagtgttgtgttagtttcaggtgtacagcaaagtgaatcagttataggtATAcctatatacactctttttcagtgtaggtcattacagagtactgagtagataataataataaaaagttgcAAATACGACAGTGGACTGGGTAGGCGGGGCCGATAATTCCGTGAAGCTCTTCCATTTACCTACCTTCTGGGGATTACCCTTCTTTGAATGAGTGACTGGAAGAAGGAATGAGATGAAGCAGCTAAACAACTATGTTTCTGTTCCAAGCAGCATTGGAGGGATTAAGAGGTTCAGGAAATCTACAAGGGGAGATTATgcaaaaattacatatttaactGAGTATCTTTCATCtggggttaaaaaaaatttctttttggaaGCAATGTATCTTCCTTCTTAATTACTGTATATTTAAGTTTGGTTTGGACACCAagattaaatatttgaatttcactGGTTTAACCATTTCCCTCTGTTATGAAGGGGAGAATACACCAGAAACATATTAGTATTACGCTGTGTATGCCAGCCCTTATTCTGGGATTGAAATTTCATGGTAGACCAGCCAGCCCTGACTCACAGGTATTTCTGCATACACATTTGTCACATCCTTTGGCTTCTTGAATTTGCTGAAGTGGCCATTTAATCTCCCATGATTTAATTTAGGTTGCCTGGAAAGTATctggaaataaaacataaaaaaatattccTGTGAGCCTTTTCAGTAGTTAGATGCATTTATTTTtgtcccccccccgccccgccccattTTGTTAGGCTCCTTTTTAATGGCATTTTCGCCAGTGGAAATTTCTCTAGCAGCTATTATGCAATCATAGCAGCTGTTTATAACCTGGTTTGGGAAATTAATGAACTTGCATGATCTTGTGGTCAGTTAAGGATGCCTTAAGCAACTCATACAGTAAAGGATTTCTGACACTGCTATGGACCTTAACTCTTTAAtcaacttctttgttttttattgccTACATTTCCCTAATAAAGTACAAATTTCAAGTACAAAGCTGCACTTGGAGAGGATAAAGAATATGGATTTCTATTTAGAAGAGTGAgagtgtttgctttttttaacctCCTGGAAAAAGCATCTCAtaacttctttctctgtttgagaAGGCATAGAGGCAGTActgcatttatttcattttaaaagagtgtttggaaaaaaggctaaaaaataatattttagttcCAAGGTCAAGGAAGGTCAATCTGCTCTTAGtctaatggaatttttttttctcatgaccAGAATATTTTGCCAAATGGGGCCTTTTGAAATCGTCTCCCTGGCTTGAGTTAGGATAGGGAATGAATTGAGCCTGACACTGCTCAGATTTCTTCATCTACTCATTGGGTCTAATTCATCAGCCAGAAATCCCATCATAGCAGACATGATTCTCAGCCTGTAGATCTCTGGCTCTGGAATTCTTGCGGTCCCAAACACTGCTGTCTCCCTCTGGCACATGGAAGCTGCGCCCGACTCTGAATCTCTGTCCTAGGGGCTCTGGAGCAAGACGAGACCACGCAGGGGGCTCGCAGACTGGGCCCAcgcagcccctcctccccagagcaAACCCACACGCCTCCATCCCCACCGGCCACTCCCTCCATCCGTCCTGCGCATCCTCACCGAGAGGGTTTCACAGTGTCtcttcccatccctcctccctgccctcctcccacctcctcttcctccaggcaAGCTCGGGGGCCAGGACTCCTTTGAGAGCATAGAGAGCTACGATAGCTGCGACCGCCTCACGCAGTCCTGGAGCAGCCAGTCATCCTTCAACAGCCTGCAGCGCGTCCCGTCCTACGACAGCTTCGACTCAGAGGACTACCCAGCCGCCCTGCCCAACCACAAGCCCAAGGGCACCTTCAAGGACTATGTGCGTGACCGTGCTGACCTCAACAAGGACAAGCCTGTCATCCCTGCTGCGGCCCTGGCTGGCTACACAGGTAGGCGCCCGCCCCGCCTCCTGCTCGCTGAGGGTGGGCTCCCTGGAAGCTTCTGTGCACATTCCCAGCCCCTGAAGTCAGCCTCTTTCTTTCCAGGGGGGGCGGGTGGGGAGAAGTAGACTCGGAGAGGTTGGGTTAGCCTCTCAAGCCGCTCTGTGAATAGCCATTGGCTTTTGGAAGCAAGCAGTGTCGTTCTGTCCCAAGGGATCCTTTCCAGGATTGCTAGGGAAAactgatattttggatatttacccCTCGCTGGGAGAAGGGAACCCTGTTGATTTGGTGTTTCTGGAACCTCTGCCTTGTGGTCTAGCATCAGAGGACTTCTTGCCTGCTCTTGGGAGGTCTCTCTAAACCCAAAACCAGCAGTGGCATCTCTCAAAGCCATCACGGAATGGCCTACACCCTGGACTCATCTGGAGTAGAATCCTCAGTATTCGGCTGGTCTCTTCAAAGGGAAAAGTGCCCTCAGTCACCGGACACTCTGGCCGGATCCTGCCCTATATAGGAAACCTTTCTTGTCGCTTAGCCttactgttgatttttttccaggaGTGAAAGTTGTAGTAGTGGTGACCGAAGAAAGAtcacagaggaaggaagatgTATGTTGAGAGTCTGGGCTTTGATTGAGAATCTGGTACTAGAGCCAAATGATTCATTGTCCAAGCAAGGTGTGGCCCATAGGCTGTCTAGCTTTGGAAGGGTTTGAAGAGTGTATCTGACAACTGTCCAAGGAGCAGACGCATGTTAAATGATCAGACCCTTTTCCGTAAGATTGTCGTGTTTTGTAAACATTAGAAGTTGTGCCTCGAGCAGAGCTTATTTTAAGCTTGGATGACACAGCTGTGACCTTGCCCTCTGTTCTCTTACAGTTTATCCACCCTGGACAGGTCACTGGTGGGGACCCTTTGTATGGATGAAGACAGACAGCAAAATCTGTGTTTCTAGTGACGTGTCTGTCTGATCTGAAGAGCGTGCTGGATCCCTGTTCTTGTGTGAGGGAAATCTCAGGTCTTTACTAGGAAAGCCAGCTGACCTTTGAGAACAGCTCACATGCTTAGAAAAGTTCCTCCTCCTTCAAGgatcaggggtgtgtgtgtgtctttcacaTTGCATTCTTCCAGCTCCGCATGCAGTTCAGTGCACGGATAGGTGCTCAGGAGTTAGGTCTGGATTTTGAGGTAGCGACAAGGTCTGTATATAGAGTCATGGGCCAGAAAGGAGCTTAAAGGTTCCCTACTTTTTTCTTGCTGCAGTATTCCCCAAGTCCTCGCTGGAACATCACGAGTAGATGGGAACTTGCTGCTTTGCCGGGGAGTTCCTTCCCATCTTGGTCAGCAGACAATGAAAGTTTGCCCTTTTCCATTAATGGCACCTGGAATAAGGAAAGTCTATCAAGTCTCTTTCAATATGCACAGGAGTGCTGGCTCCTGTAATAACTCTTAGGTATTGTAAGAACTGGACTCCAGTTGGATACACTGATGAAGGAGGAGAGAAGTGCTGCTTAATTAGGAGGCGGAGAGGCCGGGGTAGCTCTGACATGACTCTGGGCTGTGGAGATGGCAGACGTCTCTAAGTGGCTTCTGTGTTTATGGCGCAGGTTACACTCGGCTCTGTCGTTTGCCCAAGTGTAAAGGCcacctcttctcctccttctgccCTAGCTTCCAGGACCAAATCCTCAACTTAGTTTCTCCTTATTAAAGGTCCTGCCTTATTCCCTCTGGCATAATCTCCACCATAACCACCATTACTAGGCACGATTATAATTTTCTCCCATATGACAATTTTCATCATTCTCTCTCAGCTTGGTGTACAATTCTGAAAATGTTGCTAGTTAGGGCGGTTTTGTGGATAATGATATTAAATAAACTGACTTTAAGTTCTAAAGTTTGGGTTCTGGCCAAAGAGAGTCTTATGATTTAGGTCAGCCTTCATGGGAAAAGATTCTGTTAAGGATTCATGGCTACACTACAGAAAGTCTAGAAGTTTCTAGAAATGGTGAAAGCCTCATCTCCACCTCAAATAGAAACTCCTCTGAaaggggtatatatatatatatatatatatatatatatatatattagttattGGATTTCGTAGGTGGGAGAAGCTTGCAGAGCTAATAGTCTACAAGAGTGATTTAAAGGGTTTTGACTAAGATGATCTCAGTACCTTGGCAAGAATTATCTGAGAGTTGGGAATCTCTCCACGTGTCCCAGTttcaagaagagaaggaaaagggtgAACTGGAAATTTTAAGAACAAGGAATGAGTGTGAAGTACAAATTAGGGACATGAACTGCCGTCAACACCAAAATGCCACCTGTGAGGCTTCTCTGGCAATCCTAACCCAGGGGCAAACGGATGAGAACCTCAGAAGCTCTTTTCAGGACAAATACAGGAATGTCCTGGAGCTGTGAGTTAGGTTTGATGTCATCCCTTATTTggatagattatttttaatgggtgcccctccgtccctcccttcccccctccctccctccctccctccctctcttttcctctctctttctctgcctctctatctctatctctgtctctgtctctatctctatctctttctttctAGGGGAATAAAACTAATTCAGTGAATGGAAGCAAAGAGAGGACGATTATCAGTTAAAGATCTCAAAAATTCAAGTAGTCATTTGAActaaaaaacctttttttaag contains:
- the ETS1 gene encoding protein C-ets-1 isoform X1 — encoded protein: MSYFVESAVSGPAPYSAVRPAAVRQGPLSSYEDPRMACGLQSTYHLPRACYPFWDEMATQEVPTGLEHCGSDMECADVPLLTPSSKEMMSQALKATFSGFSKEQQRLGIPKDPRQWTETHVRDWVMWAVNEFSLKGVDFQKFCMNGAALCALGKDCFLELAPDFVGDILWEHLEILQKEDVKPYQVNGVNAPYPESRYTSDYFISYGIEHAQCVPPSEFSEPSFITESYQTLHPISSEELLSLKYENDYPSVILRDPLQTDTLQTDYFAIKQEVVTPDNMCMGRTSRGKLGGQDSFESIESYDSCDRLTQSWSSQSSFNSLQRVPSYDSFDSEDYPAALPNHKPKGTFKDYVRDRADLNKDKPVIPAAALAGYTGSGPIQLWQFLLELLTDKSCQSFISWTGDGWEFKLSDPDEVARRWGKRKNKPKMNYEKLSRGLRYYYDKNIIHKTAGKRYVYRFVCDLQSLLGYTPEELHAMLDVKPDADE
- the ETS1 gene encoding protein C-ets-1 isoform X2 translates to MKAAVDLKPTLTIIKTEKVDLELFPSPDMECADVPLLTPSSKEMMSQALKATFSGFSKEQQRLGIPKDPRQWTETHVRDWVMWAVNEFSLKGVDFQKFCMNGAALCALGKDCFLELAPDFVGDILWEHLEILQKEDVKPYQVNGVNAPYPESRYTSDYFISYGIEHAQCVPPSEFSEPSFITESYQTLHPISSEELLSLKYENDYPSVILRDPLQTDTLQTDYFAIKQEVVTPDNMCMGRTSRGKLGGQDSFESIESYDSCDRLTQSWSSQSSFNSLQRVPSYDSFDSEDYPAALPNHKPKGTFKDYVRDRADLNKDKPVIPAAALAGYTGSGPIQLWQFLLELLTDKSCQSFISWTGDGWEFKLSDPDEVARRWGKRKNKPKMNYEKLSRGLRYYYDKNIIHKTAGKRYVYRFVCDLQSLLGYTPEELHAMLDVKPDADE